One part of the Tunicatimonas pelagia genome encodes these proteins:
- a CDS encoding FAD-dependent oxidoreductase: MTRFLSFLLSGLLSTLLTFSCSSPSETSQETPEEAAVRSADIIIYGGTSAAVTSAVQATKMDKSVIIVSPDKHLGGLTAGGLGWTDTGDKSVIGGLAREFYHRVFQHYDEDSAWQWQQQSEYGNRGQGNRAMDGEERTMWIFEPHVAERVFEDLIREYEIPVYRDAWLNRENGVTMENGEITAIETLNGQRYEGKMFIDATYEGDLMAAAGVSYHVGREANSVYDEEWNGVQTGVLHHKHWFATDISPYVVPGDSTSGLLPLISAEHPGEYGSGDDKIQAYCFRMCLSNHPDNRVAFPKPDNYDPGQYALLARVFDSGWRDTFNKFDPIPNRKTDTNNHGPVSTDNIGKNYDYPEGSYERRKEIIKQHEDYQKGLMYFIANDPQVPEEVREDMSQWGLAADEFTDNGNWPHQIYVREARRMIGPFVMTEQEVLGKREVPKPVGMGSYAMDSHNTQRYIKPDGYVQNEGDIGVKPDRPYSISYDALTPKQEECENLLVPVCVSSSHIAFGSIRMEPVFMILGQSAATGAALAIDNNIPVQEVDYEQLETRLTEDGQVLMLNQ, translated from the coding sequence ATGACCAGATTTCTTTCCTTTCTTCTCAGTGGATTACTTTCTACGCTACTTACCTTTTCCTGCTCCAGCCCGTCTGAAACTTCCCAAGAAACACCGGAAGAAGCAGCAGTTCGCTCCGCCGATATTATTATTTACGGAGGTACTTCCGCCGCCGTCACGTCAGCGGTTCAAGCGACTAAGATGGATAAATCAGTGATTATAGTTTCACCAGATAAGCATTTGGGTGGATTAACCGCGGGAGGGTTAGGTTGGACCGATACAGGTGACAAATCCGTCATCGGCGGACTAGCTCGGGAATTTTATCATCGAGTGTTTCAACATTACGACGAGGATTCGGCCTGGCAATGGCAACAGCAATCGGAATATGGTAACCGAGGGCAAGGCAATCGCGCGATGGATGGTGAGGAGCGAACCATGTGGATTTTTGAACCGCACGTGGCTGAACGGGTTTTCGAGGATTTGATAAGAGAGTATGAAATTCCAGTTTACCGCGATGCCTGGCTGAATCGCGAAAACGGAGTAACGATGGAAAACGGAGAAATCACCGCGATTGAAACGCTGAATGGGCAACGCTACGAAGGGAAAATGTTCATTGATGCCACTTACGAAGGCGATCTAATGGCTGCAGCCGGAGTGAGCTACCACGTAGGGCGGGAGGCCAACAGTGTATACGACGAAGAATGGAACGGTGTACAAACCGGTGTGCTGCATCATAAACATTGGTTTGCCACCGACATCAGCCCCTACGTGGTTCCGGGCGATTCCACTAGTGGCTTACTACCACTCATCTCAGCCGAACATCCGGGCGAATACGGTTCGGGAGATGATAAAATTCAGGCTTACTGTTTTCGCATGTGCTTATCTAACCATCCCGACAATCGGGTGGCTTTTCCTAAGCCGGATAATTATGATCCTGGTCAGTACGCACTGCTGGCTCGCGTATTTGATAGCGGATGGCGCGATACCTTCAACAAGTTTGATCCTATTCCTAACCGAAAAACGGATACGAATAATCACGGTCCGGTAAGCACCGATAATATTGGTAAAAACTACGATTACCCCGAAGGCAGCTACGAACGTCGTAAAGAAATTATTAAACAGCACGAAGACTACCAGAAAGGGCTGATGTACTTTATCGCTAACGACCCGCAGGTGCCCGAAGAAGTGCGAGAAGATATGAGCCAGTGGGGCTTGGCCGCCGATGAGTTTACCGACAATGGTAACTGGCCCCACCAAATTTACGTGCGCGAAGCCCGTCGCATGATTGGCCCCTTCGTGATGACCGAACAGGAGGTGCTAGGTAAGCGGGAAGTGCCTAAACCCGTCGGTATGGGTTCCTACGCGATGGATTCGCACAATACGCAACGTTACATTAAACCCGATGGCTACGTACAAAACGAAGGCGACATCGGCGTAAAACCCGACCGACCGTACAGTATCTCTTACGATGCACTTACCCCTAAACAAGAAGAGTGTGAAAACTTGTTGGTACCCGTTTGTGTCTCCAGCTCCCACATCGCCTTCGGCTCCATCCGGATGGAACCCGTCTTTATGATTCTCGGTCAAAGTGCCGCTACCGGAGCGGCACTAGCCATTGACAATAATATTCCAGTTCAAGAAGTTGATTACGAACAGTTGGAAACGCGACTTACAGAAGATGGGCAAGTGCTGATGTTGAATCAATAA
- the pnuC gene encoding nicotinamide riboside transporter PnuC: MEWNWIEFFAVVFGLIPIYLNVREIVWGWPTSIIGSILLGLIAYQAQLYASVGLNVVYVIMGFYGWYQWLYGGKNQSKLQVTRTGTSLLFLLIVLGIIGTAGIGYFFQRTTDADIPYWDAFGTAFSLVGTYMLAKKKHENWLLWIVVDAIFVGIYFTKELYLLALLYFLYLGLATYGYYQWRQSLAIAHD, from the coding sequence ATGGAGTGGAATTGGATCGAGTTTTTTGCCGTGGTCTTTGGATTAATTCCAATTTATTTAAATGTTAGAGAAATAGTTTGGGGATGGCCTACCAGTATTATAGGTTCTATTTTGTTGGGATTAATTGCTTATCAAGCGCAATTATATGCCAGTGTTGGACTCAACGTAGTTTATGTAATAATGGGATTTTATGGCTGGTATCAGTGGCTGTACGGTGGTAAGAATCAGTCTAAATTGCAAGTAACACGTACGGGCACTTCGCTTTTGTTTTTGCTAATTGTACTAGGAATTATCGGCACGGCCGGAATCGGCTATTTTTTCCAACGTACTACCGACGCTGATATACCCTATTGGGATGCATTCGGTACAGCTTTTAGTCTAGTAGGCACATATATGCTAGCTAAAAAAAAGCATGAAAACTGGCTACTGTGGATAGTAGTAGATGCGATATTTGTAGGTATTTATTTTACGAAAGAGTTGTACCTGTTGGCACTTCTTTATTTTTTGTACCTAGGGCTGGCTACTTACGGTTACTACCAATGGCGTCAATCCTTAGCTATCGCTCATGATTAA